A single genomic interval of Syntrophobotulus glycolicus DSM 8271 harbors:
- a CDS encoding aminotransferase class I/II-fold pyridoxal phosphate-dependent enzyme has protein sequence MPALRQSKAPIYEALLHYKSMRVVPFDVPGHKQGRGNPELKEFLGESCLSVDVNSMKPLDNLIHPVSVIKEAEELAADAFAAQHAFFMVNGTTSAVQAMIMSVCKRGDKIIIPRNVHRSAINALIVSGAVPVYVNPGINKELGIPLGMSVAEVRQAIADHPEAKAVFLNNPTYYGICTDLRTITELAHRHNMDVLVDEAHGTHFYFGEGMPVSAMAAGADMAAVSMHKTGGSLTQSSFLLIGSRPNPGHVRQIINLTQTTSGSYLLLSSLDISRRNLALDGKNIFAQVSALANYAREEINKIGGYYAFAGEMVNGDSVFAFDHTKLSVHTRNIGLAGIEVYDILRDDYGIQIEFGDIGNILAIISVGDRALALERLVAALAEIKRLYLRDQAGMLDHEYINPEIVITPQQAFYAEQYPLKIEDSAGFISAEFVMAYPPGIPILAPGERITREIIEYISYAKTKGSSLTGTADMAIEKIRVVEE, from the coding sequence ATGCCGGCGCTCAGGCAAAGCAAGGCTCCAATCTATGAAGCACTGTTACACTACAAATCCATGCGGGTAGTTCCATTTGACGTGCCCGGCCATAAGCAAGGCAGAGGAAACCCTGAACTCAAGGAATTTTTGGGTGAGAGCTGCCTTTCGGTAGACGTGAATTCAATGAAGCCTTTAGATAATTTGATTCATCCCGTATCTGTCATTAAAGAAGCCGAAGAATTGGCCGCAGATGCTTTTGCGGCCCAACATGCTTTTTTTATGGTCAATGGGACAACCTCGGCGGTCCAGGCCATGATCATGAGTGTTTGCAAGCGGGGGGATAAAATCATCATTCCCCGTAATGTTCATCGCAGTGCCATCAATGCCCTGATTGTCAGCGGAGCCGTCCCGGTCTATGTCAACCCGGGTATTAATAAGGAGCTGGGGATACCTCTGGGGATGTCTGTGGCGGAGGTCAGGCAGGCGATCGCTGATCATCCGGAAGCCAAAGCAGTATTTCTCAATAACCCTACTTATTATGGGATCTGCACCGATCTGCGGACAATTACCGAGTTGGCCCACCGTCATAATATGGATGTTCTGGTTGATGAAGCTCACGGGACCCATTTCTATTTTGGGGAAGGAATGCCCGTCAGCGCCATGGCGGCGGGAGCGGATATGGCGGCAGTCAGCATGCATAAAACAGGGGGATCTCTGACCCAGAGCTCCTTTCTGCTTATTGGTTCCCGGCCCAATCCCGGACATGTCCGGCAAATTATTAATCTTACCCAAACGACCAGCGGGTCATATCTTCTCTTGTCTTCACTGGATATTTCCAGGCGTAATCTTGCTCTGGACGGAAAAAATATCTTTGCTCAAGTTTCCGCTCTAGCGAACTATGCCCGGGAAGAAATCAATAAAATAGGAGGATATTATGCCTTTGCCGGTGAAATGGTCAATGGCGATTCGGTGTTTGCCTTCGATCACACCAAACTTTCTGTTCATACCAGGAATATCGGATTGGCAGGTATTGAGGTTTATGACATTCTCCGGGACGATTATGGAATTCAGATCGAATTTGGCGATATCGGCAATATTCTGGCGATTATTTCCGTGGGCGATCGGGCATTGGCATTAGAACGGCTGGTTGCCGCCCTGGCGGAAATTAAGAGACTTTATCTGCGTGATCAGGCGGGCATGCTTGATCATGAATATATTAATCCGGAAATCGTCATTACCCCTCAACAGGCTTTTTATGCTGAACAATACCCGCTAAAGATAGAAGACAGCGCCGGTTTTATCAGCGCCGAGTTTGTGATGGCTTATCCGCCGGGTATTCCGATTCTGGCACCGGGGGAACGGATCACCAGGGAGATCATTGAATATATTTCCTATGCCAAAACCAAAGGCAGTTCCCTGACAGGCACTGCCGATATGGCCATTGAGAAGATCAGAGTAGTGGAGGAATAA
- a CDS encoding DUF1540 domain-containing protein, translating to MDSPNTGIKCEVSTCRYYSSGDHCTAEIIEVQNKDASTSRDTNCNTFIPRGM from the coding sequence ATGGATTCTCCCAATACAGGAATCAAATGTGAAGTGTCTACCTGCAGATATTATTCTTCAGGAGATCACTGTACCGCTGAAATCATTGAAGTTCAGAACAAAGATGCTTCAACATCCAGAGACACCAACTGCAACACATTTATACCTAGAGGAATGTAA
- the nspC gene encoding carboxynorspermidine decarboxylase — protein MNQEFALVPTPSYVIEEKLLVKNLEILKSVQERSGARILLAQKAFSMFRVYPLLARYLCGTTASGLYEARLGREEFGKEVHIFSPAYRDDEFEEILAVADHIVFNSFAQWEKFGRRTLAAGKKCGLRINPECSTQNGPDLYNPCAPHSRLGVTKANFQPDKLAGISGLHLHTLCQQNADALAETLKAFEAGFGEYLYDLEWLNLGGGHHITREDYDLDLLVRTISRLRQTYDLTVYLEPGEAVALDSGFLVSSVLDILDNGMNIAILDTSAACHMPDVLEMPYRPEIIGAGQPGEKKYTYRLGGPTCLAGDIIGDYSFDRPLFPGDRLVFCDMAIYSMVKNNTFNGMRLPDIILRTAGGTDEIIRSFGYTDFKDRLS, from the coding sequence ATGAACCAAGAGTTTGCGCTGGTGCCGACTCCCAGCTATGTCATCGAAGAAAAGCTGCTTGTCAAAAATCTGGAGATCTTAAAAAGCGTACAGGAACGAAGCGGAGCAAGAATCTTGCTGGCGCAGAAAGCATTCTCCATGTTCCGTGTTTATCCCCTGCTGGCCCGGTATCTCTGTGGAACAACAGCCAGCGGATTATACGAGGCCCGGCTGGGCCGCGAAGAATTCGGCAAAGAAGTGCATATTTTTAGCCCGGCTTACCGGGACGATGAATTCGAGGAAATTCTGGCTGTTGCCGATCATATCGTATTCAACAGCTTTGCCCAGTGGGAAAAATTCGGCAGGAGGACGCTTGCCGCGGGAAAAAAATGCGGTTTGCGGATAAATCCCGAATGTTCTACACAAAATGGTCCTGATCTCTATAATCCCTGTGCGCCCCATTCGCGGCTTGGGGTAACAAAGGCCAATTTTCAACCGGATAAGCTTGCCGGTATTTCCGGACTGCATCTGCATACGTTGTGCCAGCAAAACGCGGATGCGCTGGCAGAAACCCTGAAAGCCTTTGAAGCTGGGTTCGGGGAATACTTATATGATTTGGAGTGGCTGAACCTGGGCGGCGGCCATCATATTACCCGCGAGGACTATGATCTTGACCTTCTGGTCCGGACCATCAGCCGGCTGCGTCAGACCTATGACCTGACCGTCTACCTGGAGCCCGGTGAGGCAGTAGCTCTGGACAGCGGCTTTTTGGTGTCCTCAGTATTGGATATCCTGGATAATGGGATGAATATCGCTATCCTGGATACTTCCGCAGCCTGTCATATGCCTGATGTGCTGGAAATGCCTTACCGTCCGGAAATCATTGGGGCGGGGCAGCCGGGGGAAAAGAAATATACTTACCGTCTGGGCGGGCCTACCTGTCTGGCCGGAGATATCATCGGGGATTATTCTTTTGACCGCCCGTTATTCCCCGGGGACCGTCTGGTCTTCTGTGATATGGCTATTTATTCTATGGTGAAAAACAATACCTTCAATGGAATGAGGCTGCCCGACATTATTTTACGGACGGCGGGCGGAACCGATGAAATCATCCGCAGCTTTGGGTACACGGACTTTAAGGACCGCTTGTCCTAG
- a CDS encoding DUF4342 domain-containing protein: protein MNISMEQIDEMRKRTNCSYQEAKELLGKNNGDLLEAIVEFEKKYGHRDKHKHQERKQGKARVKELIRKGFLTRFMIEKENTTILNIPVNILILAVFVTIPAFWAWPVVLVAVYLMGYKIRIRKEEGQDVNLSAMVDELGSKVRTATEKIYEKPEKKAPDQNQDVQGNEKTGHKEENRPEKKKEDEDYNEITVE from the coding sequence ATGAATATCAGTATGGAACAAATTGATGAGATGAGGAAAAGAACCAATTGCAGTTATCAGGAAGCCAAAGAGCTTCTGGGGAAAAATAACGGTGATCTGCTTGAAGCCATTGTAGAGTTCGAAAAGAAATACGGGCACAGGGACAAGCATAAGCATCAGGAAAGGAAACAGGGGAAAGCGAGAGTAAAAGAACTTATCCGCAAAGGGTTTCTGACAAGATTCATGATTGAAAAAGAGAATACGACAATATTGAATATTCCTGTCAATATCCTGATCCTTGCTGTCTTCGTTACCATTCCCGCCTTTTGGGCCTGGCCGGTTGTTCTTGTCGCTGTTTACCTGATGGGGTATAAGATCAGGATCAGAAAAGAAGAGGGACAGGACGTGAATTTGAGCGCCATGGTGGATGAGCTGGGCAGCAAGGTTCGGACAGCAACTGAAAAAATCTATGAAAAACCGGAAAAAAAAGCCCCTGACCAGAATCAAGACGTGCAAGGAAATGAAAAAACCGGGCATAAAGAGGAAAACAGGCCTGAAAAGAAAAAAGAAGATGAGGATTATAATGAGATTACAGTTGAATAA
- the speE gene encoding polyamine aminopropyltransferase, which produces MELWYSEQHTKSVRFSVKVNQHLYTAKSEFQRIDVFKSKEFGTFLTLDGLIMVTEKDEFIYHEMIVHVPMATNPRIKKALVIGAGDGGTVRELTRYPGIESIDMVEIDKMVVDVCRQYLPQTACKLDDPRVRIYYEDGLKFVRSRENLYDLIIVDSTDPFGPGEGLFTKEFYGNCDKALTEEGILVNQHESPYYDKYARSMQRAHQCIREFFPVCRVYQVHIPTYPSGHWLFGFASKKYDPVGKLDEEAWNNLGLQTNYYNTELHKGCFALPNYVKALLADTGK; this is translated from the coding sequence ATGGAACTGTGGTATTCGGAACAGCATACAAAAAGCGTCCGGTTTTCGGTTAAGGTCAATCAGCATTTATATACGGCAAAGAGCGAGTTTCAGAGGATTGATGTTTTCAAATCTAAAGAGTTCGGGACATTTTTAACTCTGGACGGGCTGATTATGGTGACGGAAAAGGATGAGTTTATTTATCATGAAATGATCGTTCATGTGCCTATGGCAACAAATCCCAGGATCAAAAAAGCTTTGGTTATCGGCGCCGGTGACGGCGGAACAGTACGGGAGCTGACCCGTTACCCAGGTATTGAATCCATTGATATGGTGGAAATCGACAAAATGGTTGTCGATGTTTGCCGGCAGTATCTGCCCCAGACAGCCTGTAAGCTTGATGACCCGCGGGTACGCATCTATTATGAAGATGGGTTGAAATTTGTCCGTTCCAGGGAAAACCTGTATGATTTGATCATTGTCGACTCCACAGATCCTTTTGGACCGGGAGAGGGTCTGTTTACAAAAGAGTTTTACGGGAATTGCGATAAGGCGTTAACGGAAGAGGGCATCCTGGTCAATCAGCATGAAAGCCCCTATTACGACAAGTATGCCCGGTCCATGCAAAGAGCACATCAGTGCATTCGGGAGTTCTTTCCTGTTTGCCGGGTCTATCAGGTTCATATTCCCACCTATCCTTCCGGACATTGGCTCTTTGGTTTTGCCTCCAAAAAATATGACCCTGTGGGCAAGCTTGATGAGGAAGCCTGGAACAATCTGGGCTTGCAAACAAATTATTATAATACTGAGCTTCATAAAGGATGTTTTGCCCTGCCCAATTATGTCAAGGCTCTTTTGGCGGATACCGGGAAGTAA